The proteins below come from a single Zea mays cultivar B73 chromosome 8, Zm-B73-REFERENCE-NAM-5.0, whole genome shotgun sequence genomic window:
- the LOC103636495 gene encoding protein STRICTOSIDINE SYNTHASE-LIKE 10, translated as MASSMGRRSNLATWLLALVVLALALFARSCAAAQIKTTDTRWSFQLPLPSGLRGAESLAFDGKGEGPYAGVSDGRVLKWGGTTVGWTTFAHSANYRKIPLCTAGVVPSEETESMCGRPLGLQFHAKTGDLYIADAYLGLMRVGPGGGEAEVLATGAGGAPFHFINGLDVDQSTGDVYFTDSSATYPRRFNTEIMMNADATGRLLRYDARTKSVAVLKAGLPYPNGVAVSRDGAHVVVAHTVPCQAFRYFLSGARAGQYDLLADLPGYPDNVRRDGKGGYWVALNQEKQRLDAMPATAPVKHLVGVRLNADGAEVEELTAAKGVTLSDVAEMKGKLWLGSVELEYVGLVA; from the coding sequence ATGGCTAGCAGCATGGGGCGTCGGAGCAATCTAGCGACGTGGCTCCTCGCCTTGGTCGTGCTAGCCCTAGCCCTTTTCGCCCGGTCGTGTGCCGCCGCACAGATCAAGACCACCGACACGCGCTGGAGCTTCCAGCTTCCTTTACCAAGCGGCCTCCGCGGCGCCGAGAGCCTCGCCTTCGACGGCAAGGGCGAGGGGCCCTACGCCGGTGTCTCGGACGGCCGCGTCCTCAAGTGGGGCGGCACAACCGTCGGCTGGACCACGTTCGCGCACAGCGCAAACTACCGCAAGATACCCCTGTGCACGGCGGGAGTGGTGCCGTCGGAGGAGACCGAGAGCATGTGCGGCCGCCCGCTGGGCCTCCAGTTCCACGCCAAGACTGGCGACCTCTACATCGCCGACGCCTACCTGGGGCTCATGAGGGTCGGCCCGGGCGGCGGCGAGGCCGAGGTGCTCGCGACCGGCGCGGGCGGCGCCCCGTTCCACTTCATCAACGGTCTCGACGTCGACCAGTCCACCGGCGACGTCTACTTCACCGACTCCAGCGCGACGTATCCCAGGAGGTTTAACACCGAGATCATGATGAACGCGGACGCGACGGGCCGGCTCCTCAGGTACGACGCGCGGACCAAGAGCGTCGCCGTGCTGAAGGCCGGCCTACCGTACCCGAACGGCGTGGCGGTCAGCCGCGACGGGGCACACGTCGTGGTCGCGCACACCGTGCCCTGCCAGGCGTTCCGGTACTTTCTCAGCGGCGCCAGGGCGGGGCAGTACGACCTGCTGGCCGACCTGCCGGGGTACCCCGACAACGTGAGGCGGGACGGCAAGGGTGGCTACTGGGTGGCGCTGAACCAGGAGAAGCAACGGCTGGACGCGATGCCGGCGACGGCTCCCGTGAAGCACCTGGTGGGCGTCCGCCTGAACGCTGACGGGGCGGAGGTCGAGGAGCTCACGGCGGCCAAGGGCGTCACGCTGAGCGACGTGGCGGAGATGAAGGGGAAGCTCTGGTTAGGCTCCGTGGAGCTCGAGTATGTCGGCTTGGTTGCATGA